The following coding sequences are from one Formosa haliotis window:
- the rplU gene encoding 50S ribosomal protein L21: protein MYAIVEIAGQQFKVEKDQKVFVHRLASEEGKAVSFDNVLLIGDGDNVTVGAPAIDGAQVSAKVLKHLQGDKVIVFKKKRRKGYRVKNGHRQALTEIVIESIAASGAKKAAPAKKAKKTTAKAKADDLTKIEGAGPKAAEALVNAGFDSFAKIAKAKAEELSTVLHEASSGLAHIVTDTWPKQAKLAAAGKWDELKALQDKLDGGIEK, encoded by the coding sequence ATGTACGCAATTGTAGAGATAGCAGGGCAACAATTTAAAGTTGAAAAAGACCAAAAAGTTTTTGTTCACCGTTTAGCTTCAGAAGAAGGTAAAGCAGTATCATTTGATAATGTACTTCTTATTGGAGATGGTGACAATGTAACTGTAGGCGCCCCAGCTATAGACGGAGCACAAGTAAGTGCAAAAGTCTTAAAACACCTTCAAGGTGATAAAGTTATTGTTTTCAAGAAAAAGAGACGTAAAGGATACCGTGTTAAAAACGGACACCGTCAAGCTCTTACTGAAATCGTAATTGAAAGTATTGCTGCTTCTGGAGCTAAAAAAGCTGCTCCTGCTAAAAAAGCAAAAAAAACAACTGCTAAAGCAAAAGCAGACGACTTAACAAAAATCGAAGGTGCAGGACCAAAAGCTGCTGAAGCTTTAGTAAATGCAGGTTTTGATAGTTTTGCTAAGATTGCAAAAGCGAAAGCTGAAGAATTAAGCACAGTATTACACGAAGCTAGTTCCGGTTTAGCTCACATCGTTACAGATACTTGGCCAAAGCAAGCTAAATTAGCTGCTGCTGGAAAGTGGGATGAGTTAAAAGCTTTACAAGACAAATTAGACGGTGGAATTGAAAAGTAA
- the rpmA gene encoding 50S ribosomal protein L27 produces MAHKKGVGSSKNGRESESKRLGVKIFGGQAALAGNIIIRQRGNTHHPGENVYGGKDHTLHAKVDGIVKFTKKKDNKSYVSIVPFEV; encoded by the coding sequence ATGGCTCATAAAAAAGGGGTAGGTAGTTCTAAAAACGGTAGAGAATCAGAATCAAAACGCTTAGGTGTTAAGATATTTGGAGGTCAAGCCGCACTTGCAGGAAATATCATCATAAGACAAAGAGGAAATACACATCACCCAGGTGAAAATGTGTATGGTGGTAAAGATCACACATTGCACGCGAAAGTGGATGGTATTGTGAAATTTACAAAGAAAAAAGACAACAAGTCTTACGTTTCTATAGTACCTTTCGAGGTTTAA
- the ahcY gene encoding adenosylhomocysteinase — MNTKTIPYLPYKVKDMSLAAWGRKEIELAEAEMPGLMSLREEYKDSQPLKGARIAGCLHMTIQTAVLIETLKALGAEVTWSSCNIFSTQDQAAAAIAEGGTAVYAWKGLTEEEFEWCIEQTLFFGEDRKPLNMILDDGGDLTNMVLDKYPELVDGINGLSEETTTGVHRLYERMKNGTLPMPAININDSVTKSKFDNKYGCRESAVDAIRRATDVMLAGKRVIVCGYGDVGKGTAASFKGAGSIVTVTEIDPICALQAAMDGFEVKKLESVVTTADIVITTTGNKDIVRAEHFKAMKDKTIVCNIGHFDNEIQVGWLNDNYGDTKNTIKPQVDKYTIDGKDIILLAEGRLVNLGCATGHPSFVMSNSFTNQTLAQIELWTNRDAYKNEVYMLPKHLDEKVAKLHLAKIGVELTELKPDQAEYIGVTVEGPYKPEYYRY, encoded by the coding sequence ATGAATACAAAAACGATTCCATACCTACCTTATAAAGTAAAAGACATGTCGCTTGCGGCTTGGGGAAGAAAAGAAATTGAATTAGCCGAAGCAGAAATGCCAGGGTTAATGAGCCTTCGCGAAGAATACAAAGACAGTCAGCCTTTAAAAGGTGCTAGAATTGCCGGGTGTTTACATATGACGATTCAGACTGCTGTATTAATTGAAACGTTAAAAGCTTTAGGTGCTGAAGTAACATGGAGTTCTTGCAATATTTTCTCTACGCAAGATCAAGCTGCCGCTGCAATTGCAGAAGGTGGTACTGCTGTTTATGCATGGAAAGGTTTAACTGAAGAAGAATTTGAATGGTGTATAGAGCAAACCTTATTCTTTGGTGAAGACAGAAAACCATTAAACATGATTCTTGATGATGGTGGAGATCTAACCAATATGGTATTAGATAAATACCCAGAATTAGTTGACGGCATTAACGGTTTATCTGAAGAAACAACAACTGGAGTTCACCGTTTATACGAACGTATGAAAAATGGAACATTACCTATGCCAGCAATTAATATTAACGACTCGGTTACTAAATCTAAATTCGACAACAAATACGGATGTAGAGAAAGTGCCGTAGATGCTATACGTCGTGCAACAGATGTAATGTTAGCAGGGAAACGTGTTATTGTTTGTGGTTATGGCGATGTTGGTAAAGGAACTGCTGCATCTTTTAAAGGTGCAGGTAGTATTGTTACTGTTACAGAAATAGACCCTATTTGCGCGTTACAAGCAGCAATGGATGGTTTTGAAGTTAAGAAATTAGAAAGTGTAGTTACAACTGCCGATATCGTAATTACAACTACTGGAAATAAAGACATCGTTCGTGCTGAGCATTTTAAAGCTATGAAAGATAAAACCATAGTATGTAACATTGGGCATTTCGATAATGAAATTCAAGTAGGATGGTTAAACGATAACTACGGAGATACTAAAAACACAATCAAGCCTCAAGTAGATAAATATACTATAGACGGAAAAGATATTATTTTATTAGCCGAAGGTCGTTTAGTAAACTTAGGTTGTGCAACAGGTCACCCTAGCTTTGTAATGAGTAACTCGTTTACAAACCAAACACTAGCACAAATCGAATTGTGGACTAACAGAGATGCTTATAAAAATGAAGTCTATATGTTACCTAAACATTTAGATGAAAAAGTAGCAAAATTACACTTGGCAAAAATTGGTGTTGAACTTACCGAGTTAAAACCAGACCAAGCTGAATATATTGGAGTAACGGTTGAAGGACCTTACAAACCTGAATATTACAGATATTAA
- a CDS encoding M16 family metallopeptidase, translating to MKKRLFSLASLLLIGHLASAQKVEFEEYDLDNGLHVILHQDNTAPVVTTSVMYHVGAKDEDPNRTGFAHFFEHLLFEGTENIGRGEFMKIIPANGGKFNANTTDDRTYYYEVFPSNKVELGLWLESERLMHPVINQIGVDTQNEVVKEEKRMRVDNQPYGRFLEQVKVNLFKTHPYRWTTIGKMEHLDAATLEEFQAFNKKYYVPNNAVLVVAGDIDKPKVKKMIQDYFGPIPRGADIVRNFPKEAPITKEIDAKAYDPNIQLPAIIQAYRTPSYKEKDSYILDMITTYLSGGKSSKLYKKLVDEKKMALQVGTFSMSQEDYSACIVYGIPLGDTKLSDLTKEIDEEIVKLQTHLISERDHQKLLNQFENQFVNSNSSIEGIANSLATYYMLYDDVNLINNEINIYRSITREDIKAVAKKYLNPNQRLLLEYLPESQKQ from the coding sequence ATGAAAAAACGCTTATTTTCTTTAGCTTCTTTGTTGCTTATTGGACATTTAGCCTCTGCACAAAAAGTTGAATTTGAAGAGTACGACTTGGACAATGGACTGCATGTCATTCTGCACCAAGACAACACGGCTCCAGTTGTAACAACTTCGGTTATGTATCACGTAGGAGCTAAAGATGAAGACCCAAACAGAACTGGATTTGCTCACTTTTTTGAACACCTATTATTTGAAGGGACCGAAAATATTGGTCGTGGAGAATTCATGAAGATTATTCCTGCTAACGGTGGGAAATTCAATGCCAACACTACAGACGACAGAACGTATTATTACGAAGTATTCCCTTCTAACAAAGTGGAACTTGGTTTATGGTTAGAGTCTGAACGTTTAATGCACCCGGTTATTAACCAAATTGGAGTAGATACCCAAAACGAGGTTGTAAAAGAGGAAAAACGTATGCGCGTAGACAACCAACCTTACGGAAGATTTTTAGAACAAGTTAAAGTAAACTTGTTTAAAACTCACCCTTACAGATGGACTACTATTGGTAAAATGGAGCATTTAGATGCTGCTACCCTTGAAGAATTTCAAGCTTTCAACAAAAAATACTACGTACCAAATAACGCCGTATTGGTTGTAGCTGGAGATATCGACAAGCCAAAAGTAAAGAAAATGATTCAAGATTATTTTGGACCAATTCCTAGAGGTGCAGATATTGTTAGAAACTTCCCTAAAGAAGCTCCTATTACAAAAGAAATTGATGCTAAGGCCTACGACCCAAACATTCAATTGCCAGCTATTATTCAAGCTTATAGAACACCTTCTTACAAAGAAAAAGATTCTTATATTTTAGATATGATTACTACCTATTTAAGTGGAGGAAAATCGTCTAAACTATATAAAAAGTTAGTAGACGAAAAGAAAATGGCTTTACAAGTTGGAACATTTAGCATGAGCCAAGAAGACTATAGTGCTTGTATTGTTTACGGAATTCCGTTAGGCGACACAAAACTTAGCGATTTAACGAAAGAAATCGATGAGGAAATTGTAAAGCTTCAAACACACTTAATTTCAGAAAGAGATCACCAAAAACTACTTAACCAATTTGAAAATCAATTTGTAAATTCAAATTCAAGTATAGAAGGTATTGCTAATTCTTTAGCAACTTACTACATGCTTTACGACGATGTAAATTTAATTAATAACGAAATTAACATTTACAGATCTATTACTAGAGAAGACATAAAAGCTGTTGCTAAAAAGTATTTAAATCCGAACCAAAGGTTATTATTAGAATACTTACCAGAATCTCAAAAGCAGTAA